From Phyllopteryx taeniolatus isolate TA_2022b chromosome 18, UOR_Ptae_1.2, whole genome shotgun sequence, the proteins below share one genomic window:
- the LOC133468617 gene encoding steroid hormone receptor ERR2-like isoform X2, which produces MPSEDRHLSSSCESYVKTEPSSPSSSLVDTGGRHSPSGNSDASGGYVNAGAGARSHGLDSPPMFNPGLHGMGGGGACLRRYDDRSGGLADESAVKCEYMLNAIPKRLCLVCGDVASGYHYGVASCEACKAFFKRTIQGNIEYSCPATNECEITKRRRKSCQACRFMKCLKVGMLKEGVRLDRVRGGRQKYKRRMDVENGGYLGLNIPPPAKKPLTKIVSHLLLVEPEKIYAMPDPSVPDGDIKALTTLCDLADRELVVIIGWAKHIPGFSTLSLADQMSLLQSAWMEILVLSVVFRSLACEDELVYAEDYALDEEQARSSGLLDLHVAILPLVRRFKKLRVDKEEFVTLKAIALANSDSMHIENIEAVQRLQDSLHEALQDFEGCQHPEDPRRAGKLLMTLPLLRQTATKAVQHFYSVKMQGKVPMHKLFLEMLEAKA; this is translated from the exons ATGCCCTCGGAGGACCGCCACCTGTCGTCCAGCTGCGAATCTTACGTGAAAACCGAGCCGTCCAGCCCGTCGTCGTCGCTGGTGGACACGGGCGGCCGCCACAGCCCCAGCGGCAACTCGGACGCCAGCGGCGGCTACGTCAACGCGGGCGCGGGAGCGCGTTCGCACGGCTTGGACTCGCCACCCATGTTCAACCCGGGCCTGCACGGGATGGGAGGAGGCGGAGCCTGTCTGCGTCGCTACGACGACCGCTCCGGAGGCCTGGCGGACGAGTCGGCCGTCAAGTGCGAGTACATGCTGAACGCCATCCCCAAGAGGTTGTGCCTGGTGTGCGGCGACGTGGCGTCGGGTTACCACTACGGCGTGGCGTCCTGCGAGGCCTGCAAAGCCTTCTTCAAAAGGACCATACAAG GCAACATCGAGTACAGCTGCCCGGCCACCAACGAGTGCGAGATCACCAAACGGAGACGCAAGTCGTGCCAAGCCTGTCGCTTCATGAAGTGTCTCAAAGTGGGCATGTTGAAAGAAG GCGTACGCTTGGACCGGGTGAGAGGGGGCCGTCAGAAGTACAAACGGAGGATGGACGTGGAAAACGGCGGCTACCTCGGTCTCAACATTCCGCCGCCGGCTAAGAAGCCTT TGACCAAAATCGTGTCGCATCTGTTGCTGGTGGAGCCCGAGAAGATCTACGCCATGCCCGACCCCAGCGTGCCCGACGGCGACATCAAGGCCTTGACCACGCTGTGCGACCTGGCCGACCGCGAGCTCGTGGTCATCATCGGCTGGGCCAAACATATCCCAG GCTTCTCCACGCTGTCGCTGGCCGACCAGATGAGCCTCCTGCAGAGCGCCTGGATGGAGATCCTGGTGCTGAGCGTCGTGTTCCGCTCGCTGGCCTGCGAGGACGAGCTGGTCTACGCCGAGGACTACGCGCTGGACGAGGAGCAGGCCAGGAGCTCGGGCCTGCTGGACCTGCACGTGGCCATCCTGCCCCTGGTGCGGCGCTTCAAGAAGCTGCGCGTGGACAAGGAGGAGTTCGTCACGCTCAAGGCCATCGCGCTCGCCAACTCGG ACTCCATGCACATCGAGAACATCGAGGCGGTCCAGAGGCTCCAGGATTCCCTCCACGAGGCCCTTCAGGACTTTGAGGGCTGCCAGCACCCGGAGGACCCTCGGCGGGCGGGCAAGCTGCTCATGACGCTGCCCCTCCTGCGGCAGACCGCCACCAAGGCGGTGCAGCACTTCTACAGCGTCAAGATGCAGGGCAAGGTGCCCATGCACAAACTCTTCCTGGAGATGCTCGAGGCCAAGGCTTGA
- the LOC133468617 gene encoding steroid hormone receptor ERR2-like isoform X13, giving the protein MRRLLSRMPSEDRHLSSSCESYVKTEPSSPSSSLVDTGGRHSPSGNSDASGGYVNAGAGARSHGLDSPPMFNPGLHGMGGGGACLRRYDDRSGGLADESAVKCEYMLNAIPKRLCLVCGDVASGYHYGVASCEACKAFFKRTIQGNIEYSCPATNECEITKRRRKSCQACRFMKCLKVGMLKEGVRLDRVRGGRQKYKRRMDVENGGYLGLNIPPPAKKPLTKIVSHLLLVEPEKIYAMPDPSVPDGDIKALTTLCDLADRELVVIIGWAKHIPGFSTLSLADQMSLLQSAWMEILVLSVVFRSLACEDELVYAEDYALDEEQARSSGLLDLHVAILPLVRRFKKLRVDKEEFVTLKAIALANSDSMHIENIEAVQRLQDSLHEALQDFEGCQHPEDPRRAGKLLMTLPLLRQTATKAVQHFYSVKMQGKVPMHKLFLEMLEAKA; this is encoded by the exons GCTGCTAAGTCGAATGCCCTCGGAGGACCGCCACCTGTCGTCCAGCTGCGAATCTTACGTGAAAACCGAGCCGTCCAGCCCGTCGTCGTCGCTGGTGGACACGGGCGGCCGCCACAGCCCCAGCGGCAACTCGGACGCCAGCGGCGGCTACGTCAACGCGGGCGCGGGAGCGCGTTCGCACGGCTTGGACTCGCCACCCATGTTCAACCCGGGCCTGCACGGGATGGGAGGAGGCGGAGCCTGTCTGCGTCGCTACGACGACCGCTCCGGAGGCCTGGCGGACGAGTCGGCCGTCAAGTGCGAGTACATGCTGAACGCCATCCCCAAGAGGTTGTGCCTGGTGTGCGGCGACGTGGCGTCGGGTTACCACTACGGCGTGGCGTCCTGCGAGGCCTGCAAAGCCTTCTTCAAAAGGACCATACAAG GCAACATCGAGTACAGCTGCCCGGCCACCAACGAGTGCGAGATCACCAAACGGAGACGCAAGTCGTGCCAAGCCTGTCGCTTCATGAAGTGTCTCAAAGTGGGCATGTTGAAAGAAG GCGTACGCTTGGACCGGGTGAGAGGGGGCCGTCAGAAGTACAAACGGAGGATGGACGTGGAAAACGGCGGCTACCTCGGTCTCAACATTCCGCCGCCGGCTAAGAAGCCTT TGACCAAAATCGTGTCGCATCTGTTGCTGGTGGAGCCCGAGAAGATCTACGCCATGCCCGACCCCAGCGTGCCCGACGGCGACATCAAGGCCTTGACCACGCTGTGCGACCTGGCCGACCGCGAGCTCGTGGTCATCATCGGCTGGGCCAAACATATCCCAG GCTTCTCCACGCTGTCGCTGGCCGACCAGATGAGCCTCCTGCAGAGCGCCTGGATGGAGATCCTGGTGCTGAGCGTCGTGTTCCGCTCGCTGGCCTGCGAGGACGAGCTGGTCTACGCCGAGGACTACGCGCTGGACGAGGAGCAGGCCAGGAGCTCGGGCCTGCTGGACCTGCACGTGGCCATCCTGCCCCTGGTGCGGCGCTTCAAGAAGCTGCGCGTGGACAAGGAGGAGTTCGTCACGCTCAAGGCCATCGCGCTCGCCAACTCGG ACTCCATGCACATCGAGAACATCGAGGCGGTCCAGAGGCTCCAGGATTCCCTCCACGAGGCCCTTCAGGACTTTGAGGGCTGCCAGCACCCGGAGGACCCTCGGCGGGCGGGCAAGCTGCTCATGACGCTGCCCCTCCTGCGGCAGACCGCCACCAAGGCGGTGCAGCACTTCTACAGCGTCAAGATGCAGGGCAAGGTGCCCATGCACAAACTCTTCCTGGAGATGCTCGAGGCCAAGGCTTGA
- the LOC133468617 gene encoding steroid hormone receptor ERR2-like isoform X11, producing MEVSDVCIPEPLCYHNQLLSRMPSEDRHLSSSCESYVKTEPSSPSSSLVDTGGRHSPSGNSDASGGYVNAGAGARSHGLDSPPMFNPGLHGMGGGGACLRRYDDRSGGLADESAVKCEYMLNAIPKRLCLVCGDVASGYHYGVASCEACKAFFKRTIQGNIEYSCPATNECEITKRRRKSCQACRFMKCLKVGMLKEGVRLDRVRGGRQKYKRRMDVENGGYLGLNIPPPAKKPLTKIVSHLLLVEPEKIYAMPDPSVPDGDIKALTTLCDLADRELVVIIGWAKHIPGFSTLSLADQMSLLQSAWMEILVLSVVFRSLACEDELVYAEDYALDEEQARSSGLLDLHVAILPLVRRFKKLRVDKEEFVTLKAIALANSDSMHIENIEAVQRLQDSLHEALQDFEGCQHPEDPRRAGKLLMTLPLLRQTATKAVQHFYSVKMQGKVPMHKLFLEMLEAKA from the exons ATGGAGGTTTCCGACGTGTGCATCCCCGAGCCGCTCTGCTATCATAACCA GCTGCTAAGTCGAATGCCCTCGGAGGACCGCCACCTGTCGTCCAGCTGCGAATCTTACGTGAAAACCGAGCCGTCCAGCCCGTCGTCGTCGCTGGTGGACACGGGCGGCCGCCACAGCCCCAGCGGCAACTCGGACGCCAGCGGCGGCTACGTCAACGCGGGCGCGGGAGCGCGTTCGCACGGCTTGGACTCGCCACCCATGTTCAACCCGGGCCTGCACGGGATGGGAGGAGGCGGAGCCTGTCTGCGTCGCTACGACGACCGCTCCGGAGGCCTGGCGGACGAGTCGGCCGTCAAGTGCGAGTACATGCTGAACGCCATCCCCAAGAGGTTGTGCCTGGTGTGCGGCGACGTGGCGTCGGGTTACCACTACGGCGTGGCGTCCTGCGAGGCCTGCAAAGCCTTCTTCAAAAGGACCATACAAG GCAACATCGAGTACAGCTGCCCGGCCACCAACGAGTGCGAGATCACCAAACGGAGACGCAAGTCGTGCCAAGCCTGTCGCTTCATGAAGTGTCTCAAAGTGGGCATGTTGAAAGAAG GCGTACGCTTGGACCGGGTGAGAGGGGGCCGTCAGAAGTACAAACGGAGGATGGACGTGGAAAACGGCGGCTACCTCGGTCTCAACATTCCGCCGCCGGCTAAGAAGCCTT TGACCAAAATCGTGTCGCATCTGTTGCTGGTGGAGCCCGAGAAGATCTACGCCATGCCCGACCCCAGCGTGCCCGACGGCGACATCAAGGCCTTGACCACGCTGTGCGACCTGGCCGACCGCGAGCTCGTGGTCATCATCGGCTGGGCCAAACATATCCCAG GCTTCTCCACGCTGTCGCTGGCCGACCAGATGAGCCTCCTGCAGAGCGCCTGGATGGAGATCCTGGTGCTGAGCGTCGTGTTCCGCTCGCTGGCCTGCGAGGACGAGCTGGTCTACGCCGAGGACTACGCGCTGGACGAGGAGCAGGCCAGGAGCTCGGGCCTGCTGGACCTGCACGTGGCCATCCTGCCCCTGGTGCGGCGCTTCAAGAAGCTGCGCGTGGACAAGGAGGAGTTCGTCACGCTCAAGGCCATCGCGCTCGCCAACTCGG ACTCCATGCACATCGAGAACATCGAGGCGGTCCAGAGGCTCCAGGATTCCCTCCACGAGGCCCTTCAGGACTTTGAGGGCTGCCAGCACCCGGAGGACCCTCGGCGGGCGGGCAAGCTGCTCATGACGCTGCCCCTCCTGCGGCAGACCGCCACCAAGGCGGTGCAGCACTTCTACAGCGTCAAGATGCAGGGCAAGGTGCCCATGCACAAACTCTTCCTGGAGATGCTCGAGGCCAAGGCTTGA